Proteins co-encoded in one endosymbiont 'TC1' of Trimyema compressum genomic window:
- a CDS encoding glycosyltransferase — translation MLVAHEQNSGLGAGFNAGLRHFHKNGKPGDLGLIMDADNTHEPRYVHSMLKK, via the coding sequence ATTTTAGTTGCTCATGAACAAAACTCTGGTTTAGGAGCAGGGTTTAATGCTGGTCTCCGCCATTTCCATAAAAATGGAAAACCAGGTGACTTAGGATTAATTATGGATGCAGATAACACTCATGAGCCACGATATGTTCATTCTATGCTAAAAAAATAA
- a CDS encoding glycosyltransferase: MKKVNNLFVLLPSYNEDENIETLINSWLAEENKINEEGYNLNTIGIDDGSKDNTKAIIQKNG; this comes from the coding sequence ATGAAAAAAGTGAATAATTTATTTGTTTTGTTACCAAGCTATAATGAGGATGAAAATATTGAAACCTTAATAAATTCTTGGCTTGCAGAAGAGAATAAAATTAACGAAGAAGGATATAACTTAAATACAATAGGTATTGATGATGGTAGCAAAGATAACACCAAAGCTATTATTCAAAAAAATGGCTGA